The Lutibacter sp. Hel_I_33_5 genome has a window encoding:
- a CDS encoding cell division ATP-binding protein FtsE, translating into MEDSVLHLDNADIYQRDNLVLSKVNLTINKGDFYYLIGKTGSGKSSLMKTLYGDLHLQRGLGNIVGFDLKKLKEKEIPFLRRKIGIVFQDFKLLSDRNVFDNLEFVLKATGWKDKSERKDKIHEVLDKVGMKEQYYKKTFELSGGEQQRVAIARALLNDPELILADEPTGNLDPKTSLEVMELLNEINKSGKTIFMATHDYQLIVKFKQRTVKCEGGKLFEVEQKATV; encoded by the coding sequence ATGGAAGATTCGGTTTTACATTTAGATAATGCAGATATTTATCAAAGAGATAATTTAGTATTGTCTAAAGTAAATTTGACTATAAATAAAGGTGATTTTTACTATTTAATTGGTAAAACAGGAAGTGGAAAAAGTAGTTTGATGAAAACACTTTATGGAGATTTACACTTACAGCGCGGATTAGGAAATATTGTTGGTTTTGATTTGAAAAAATTAAAGGAAAAAGAGATTCCGTTTTTAAGAAGAAAAATAGGAATTGTTTTTCAGGATTTTAAATTACTGAGTGATAGAAATGTTTTTGATAATCTTGAGTTTGTTTTAAAAGCAACGGGTTGGAAAGATAAATCAGAAAGAAAAGATAAAATTCATGAAGTGTTAGATAAGGTTGGTATGAAAGAACAATACTACAAAAAAACCTTTGAGCTTTCTGGTGGAGAACAACAACGTGTTGCAATAGCAAGAGCACTTTTAAATGATCCAGAATTAATTCTAGCCGATGAACCTACTGGGAATCTAGATCCAAAAACTTCGTTAGAAGTGATGGAATTACTGAATGAAATAAATAAAAGTGGTAAAACCATTTTTATGGCCACGCACGATTATCAGCTTATCGTAAAATTTAAGCAAAGAACCGTGAAATGTGAAGGTGGAAAACTGTTTGAAGTAGAACAGAAAGCTACGGTTTAA